A portion of the Flavobacterium limnophilum genome contains these proteins:
- a CDS encoding prephenate dehydratase: MRTKIAIQGIKGSFHHQVAQDYFYQNIEVDECMSFEELVDSVLSGKSDQAVMAIENSIAGPIIPNYALIDKNNLHIVGEHYLDIHQNLMALKGQKIEDIQEVHSHPMALLQCMEFLKKYPNIKIVEDKDTAETARRIYEKQLKGIAAIASKTASEMYDLEILAPEIQTINNNMTRFVIINKEEKFVEEDEINRASIKFELDHKRGSLAAVLNVMSDCKLNLTKIQSLPKIETPWKYSFFVDVTFEKYEDYAKAKSLLEIMAEYFKVLGEYKNTKP; the protein is encoded by the coding sequence ATGAGAACAAAAATTGCAATACAAGGTATAAAAGGCTCTTTCCATCATCAGGTGGCGCAAGATTATTTCTATCAAAATATAGAAGTTGACGAATGTATGTCTTTTGAAGAATTGGTGGATAGCGTTTTGTCAGGCAAATCGGATCAGGCGGTTATGGCAATCGAGAATTCCATTGCGGGTCCCATTATTCCCAATTATGCCTTGATTGACAAAAACAATTTGCACATTGTTGGGGAACATTATTTAGACATTCACCAGAATTTAATGGCATTAAAAGGCCAGAAAATTGAAGATATCCAAGAAGTGCATTCGCATCCGATGGCTTTATTGCAATGTATGGAGTTCTTGAAAAAATACCCAAACATAAAAATAGTCGAAGATAAAGATACAGCTGAAACAGCAAGAAGAATTTACGAAAAACAGTTGAAAGGAATTGCAGCAATTGCCAGTAAAACAGCTTCTGAAATGTATGATTTGGAGATTTTGGCGCCGGAAATTCAAACGATTAACAATAATATGACTCGTTTTGTTATTATCAACAAAGAAGAGAAATTTGTCGAAGAAGACGAAATCAACAGGGCTTCCATCAAATTCGAATTGGATCACAAACGTGGAAGTTTGGCAGCAGTTTTGAACGTGATGAGCGATTGCAAATTAAATTTAACCAAAATTCAATCTTTGCCAAAAATAGAAACACCTTGGAAATATTCGTTTTTTGTGGACGTTACTTTCGAAAAATATGAAGACTACGCCAAAGCAAAATCCTTGTTGGAAATTATGGCGGAATATTTCAAAGTGTTGGGAGAATATAAAAATACAAAACCGTGA
- a CDS encoding pyridoxal phosphate-dependent aminotransferase — protein MIQTAKRLDIVEEYYFSSKLREVRQLASEGKPIINMGIGSPDLKPSQAVIDAVTLAMQEENAHQYQSYQGLPELRKGMADFYQNNYGVALNPNTEILPLMGSKEGIMHISLAFLNEGDQVLIPNPGYPTYSSVTNLVGAVPVYYDLKEDNNWEPDFEALEKLDLSKVKIMWLGYPHMPTGARGSLELFEKLVAFAKKNNILLINDNPYSFVLNDNPMSLLQVEGAKDVALELNSLSKTFNMAGWRVGMVLGNAACIDAVLKVKSNMDSGMFFGIQKGAIAALKSDQSWFDSMNAVYKKRRVLTEQLAEKLGCEVYKEGVGLFVWAKLPAGITSSEDFIDKILYEKSIFITPGTIFGSNGEGYIRFALCVKEEKVQEAIDRFV, from the coding sequence GTGATACAAACAGCAAAACGTTTAGATATAGTGGAAGAATACTATTTCTCCTCAAAATTGAGAGAAGTAAGACAATTGGCTTCCGAAGGAAAACCGATCATCAATATGGGAATTGGAAGTCCTGATTTAAAGCCTTCACAAGCCGTTATTGATGCAGTAACTTTGGCAATGCAGGAAGAAAATGCACATCAATATCAAAGTTACCAAGGATTGCCGGAATTGAGAAAAGGAATGGCCGATTTTTATCAAAACAACTATGGAGTTGCCTTGAATCCGAATACCGAGATTTTGCCTTTGATGGGTTCCAAAGAAGGAATTATGCACATTTCATTGGCGTTTTTGAACGAAGGAGACCAAGTTTTGATTCCAAATCCGGGGTATCCTACTTATTCTTCGGTGACGAATTTGGTTGGAGCCGTACCAGTTTATTACGATTTGAAAGAAGACAATAATTGGGAACCTGATTTCGAAGCTTTGGAAAAATTAGATTTATCGAAAGTAAAAATAATGTGGTTGGGTTATCCGCACATGCCGACAGGAGCGAGAGGAAGTTTGGAATTGTTTGAAAAGTTGGTTGCTTTCGCCAAAAAAAACAACATCTTGTTGATTAATGACAATCCATATAGTTTTGTTTTGAATGACAATCCAATGAGTTTGTTGCAGGTTGAAGGAGCAAAAGACGTGGCATTAGAATTGAATTCTTTATCAAAAACCTTCAATATGGCAGGTTGGCGAGTGGGAATGGTGTTGGGAAATGCAGCTTGTATTGATGCAGTTTTGAAAGTAAAAAGTAATATGGACAGCGGAATGTTCTTTGGAATCCAAAAAGGAGCAATTGCAGCCTTGAAAAGCGATCAATCTTGGTTCGATTCGATGAACGCTGTTTACAAGAAAAGAAGAGTTTTAACAGAACAATTAGCTGAAAAGTTAGGTTGTGAAGTCTATAAGGAAGGCGTTGGATTATTTGTTTGGGCAAAATTACCAGCAGGAATAACATCTTCAGAAGATTTTATAGATAAAATTTTATACGAAAAATCAATTTTCATCACTCCGGGAACAATTTTCGGTTCCAATGGAGAAGGATATATCCGATTTGCACTTTGCGTGAAAGAGGAAAAAGTGCAAGAAGCAATAGATAGATTTGTGTAG
- a CDS encoding prephenate dehydrogenase has translation MKVHVIGIGLIGGSMVLDIKSLHPDATIYGIDNNESHLAEAIALGVVDQAATFEDLAVADFVIVSVPVDIALTLLPKVLDAIGENTIVFEVGSTKTPICEAVADHPRRRNFIATHPIAGTEFSGPSAAIKNLFQGKTNIICEVEKTTFKLQEKALDLFKSMGMRIRYMDPKSHDKHIAYVSHLSHISSFMLGKTVINKEKDEQDIFDMAGSGFESTVRLAKSSPAMWTPIFKQNKKQVIKTLEEYISNLSNFKELLEKDDYDAIFNEMQSVNKIREILNGMNSKK, from the coding sequence ATGAAAGTACACGTAATAGGAATAGGATTAATAGGCGGTTCGATGGTTTTGGACATCAAATCACTGCATCCGGACGCGACTATTTATGGAATTGACAACAACGAAAGCCATTTGGCGGAAGCTATTGCTCTTGGAGTTGTTGACCAAGCGGCGACATTCGAAGATTTGGCGGTAGCCGATTTTGTAATCGTTTCGGTTCCTGTTGATATAGCATTGACCCTTTTGCCAAAAGTTTTGGATGCAATCGGAGAGAATACGATTGTTTTTGAAGTGGGTTCTACGAAGACGCCAATTTGCGAAGCGGTGGCGGATCATCCAAGAAGAAGAAATTTCATTGCCACGCATCCCATTGCGGGAACTGAATTTTCTGGGCCTTCGGCGGCGATAAAAAACTTGTTTCAAGGAAAAACCAACATCATTTGCGAAGTCGAAAAAACGACTTTCAAGTTGCAGGAGAAAGCCTTGGATTTGTTCAAGAGTATGGGAATGAGAATCCGTTACATGGATCCAAAATCGCACGACAAGCATATTGCTTATGTGTCGCATTTGTCCCATATCAGTTCGTTTATGCTTGGGAAAACGGTTATCAATAAAGAGAAAGACGAACAGGATATTTTTGACATGGCGGGTTCCGGATTCGAAAGCACGGTTCGTTTGGCTAAAAGTTCCCCGGCAATGTGGACACCAATCTTTAAACAGAATAAAAAGCAAGTCATAAAAACATTGGAAGAATATATCTCTAATTTATCCAATTTCAAAGAATTATTGGAGAAAGATGATTATGATGCGATATTCAACGAAATGCAAAGCGTGAATAAAATCAGGGAAATATTAAACGGAATGAACAGTAAAAAATAA
- a CDS encoding bifunctional 3-deoxy-7-phosphoheptulonate synthase/chorismate mutase type II, which produces MENKKEMRNWLNEFNLSHPLVIAGPCSAETEEQVLKIAHELKDSDVSVFRAGIWKPRTRPGGFEGVGEIGLKWLKKAKAETGMLMGTEVATAAHCKLALEYDIDVLWVGARTTANPFAVQEIADTLKGTDKIVLIKNPVNPDMALWLGGVERLYAAGIEKLGVIHRGFSTYEKTKYRNIPEWQIAIELQNKFPDLPLIIDPSHITGNRNMILEVTQEALDLNYDGMIIETHIDPDNAWSDAAQQVTPDALKQILKDLKIRKVSGDNDFDQKMTKLRANIDVLDANLLELLGKRMKVADEIGQVKKENNVAVLQNNRWNEIQVKMVAEGAKKGLTEEFIVKLFRGIHQESIEHQEKILNS; this is translated from the coding sequence ATGGAAAACAAGAAAGAAATGAGAAATTGGTTGAACGAATTCAATTTGTCTCATCCATTAGTGATAGCAGGACCTTGTAGTGCTGAGACCGAAGAGCAAGTATTGAAAATTGCTCACGAATTGAAAGATTCTGATGTAAGCGTTTTTAGAGCAGGAATTTGGAAACCAAGAACTCGTCCAGGAGGATTTGAAGGTGTTGGAGAAATTGGACTGAAATGGTTGAAAAAAGCAAAAGCAGAAACAGGAATGCTTATGGGAACTGAGGTTGCCACTGCTGCACACTGTAAATTGGCTTTAGAATATGATATCGATGTTTTGTGGGTTGGTGCTCGTACCACTGCAAATCCATTTGCGGTTCAAGAAATTGCCGATACTTTGAAAGGAACTGATAAAATCGTTTTGATCAAAAACCCGGTAAACCCTGATATGGCTTTATGGTTGGGTGGTGTAGAGCGTTTGTATGCTGCCGGAATCGAAAAATTAGGAGTAATTCACAGAGGTTTTTCTACTTACGAAAAAACAAAATACAGAAACATTCCAGAATGGCAAATTGCTATCGAATTGCAAAATAAATTCCCTGATTTACCATTAATTATTGATCCATCACATATTACAGGAAACCGTAACATGATTCTTGAAGTGACTCAAGAAGCTTTGGATTTGAATTATGACGGTATGATTATCGAAACGCATATTGATCCAGACAATGCTTGGTCTGATGCAGCACAACAAGTTACTCCAGACGCTTTGAAACAAATCTTGAAAGATTTGAAAATCAGAAAAGTAAGTGGTGACAATGACTTTGACCAAAAAATGACAAAATTGAGAGCAAACATCGATGTTTTGGACGCTAATTTATTAGAGCTTTTAGGAAAACGTATGAAAGTGGCTGACGAAATTGGTCAAGTGAAAAAAGAAAATAACGTGGCTGTATTGCAAAACAACCGTTGGAACGAAATCCAGGTAAAAATGGTTGCCGAAGGAGCTAAAAAAGGATTGACAGAAGAATTTATCGTTAAATTATTCAGAGGAATCCACCAAGAAAGCATCGAACATCAAGAGAAAATATTGAACTCTTAA